In Herpetosiphon gulosus, the DNA window AGCAATTTGCCCTCCTGCTCGACCAAATCGGCTTGCGGGTTGGGCGAATCGACCAGCTTGCCATGCAGATATGAAAGGATGATACGGGCCACTGCGGCAATTGGAATCGATATGAGCAAGCCTAAGCCGCCGGCTACCGCTCCCCCCGCCAAAATTGCAAAGATCACAAAGACTGGATGCACATTGACGATGTGGCCGACCAAATTTGGAATAATAAAGTGATCTTCGAATTGGCGCAGGGCAAAATAGACAATGATAATCACCAAGGCTAGCAACCAAGGCTCCCAGCCAAACGGAGTTGTGCCTTGGAAAAAGCCTACCAAGGCGGCGATGGCGGTGGCCATGTACGGCCCGATGATTGGAATAATTTCCAAGAATCCGGTAGCAATGGCGATGATCAAGGCATATTTGACTTGCAGAATCGATAGGGCAATGAAGCTGAGCACTGACATAATGATAATCAGCAAAAACTGACCACGAATGTAAGCTGAGAGCACCCGATCGATCGAACCAATCAATTGGCGAATTTCATCGCGATGGCGTTCGGGAATCAAGCGATAGAAATTGTTGGGGATGGTTTCGGCTTGGAGTAGCAAGTAGAAGGTTACGACGAAATAGACCAAGGTTAAAATAAAGCCTTCGGCAATCCCAAACAAAAATTTAGGGGCTGCACCAGGCAAATCTTTGGCAAACGCCGCAATTGCTCCCGATATTTCACGCTCAGCTTCACGCAGATTAATCAACTCGACTCCACGAATCGTCAATGATTCATGTTTTTCAACGTAGATTTTGGCCTCTTCAAGCCAGGTTGGAATAGCCTGAGCGAGATCGTTAATCTGGGTTGTGATAATTGGGACGACATTACTCACCAGCAAAGTTAACAGCGCAGACCCGATGATGTAGAGCACAATTACCCACCAAAAACGGGGTGTTTTGGTACGCCGTTGCATCCAGGTAACAACTGGATTAAAAATATAGGCCGTGATGATTGCCCAAATAAAGGGAATCATAATATGCCAAGCTTGGTTGACCAAGTACAGGCTAATAATAACAATCGAAAGGACTGTTACAAACTTTGCGCGTGGTGAGAAACGAATCGGACTAGTTGGCTGAACGTGCATAACATCTCCTCCACATGGCCAGTGCGTTATTGTTGACGCGAGCGACCAAGGGGAATATCGGCCTTGAGGTGGTCGGCAGCTTCGCCACGGGTCAAGGTTACTTCAATGGCCTCTGGGTTGGTTACTTCAACGTAACGCTCGATCACAGCAATAATTTCGCGCTTCATCTCTTCCATATCGTGGGGTGTGAGATGAACCCGATCATGGACTAAAACCGTCAATAAACGCTCTTTGGCAACCGACGAACTGGTCTGTTGCTTGCGACCAAAAAGATTATCTAAAAGACCCATAGATCCGCTCCATGTGGAAGATAAAGTTGGCTCAACCGCGCTATTTTAGCGGCGGGTACGAAACATATTGACCAATTGTGCCCATAAGCCTTGTTTTTCATCAAGCACAAGGAAGGGAATATCGTGGCCGAGTAAACGATTGGCAATATTATTATAGGCCTTACCTGCCATCGATTCACGATCAAGCACTGCAACTTCACCGCGGTTGGTTGAAACTACAATGCTTTCATCGTCTGGCACAATTCCAACCAGGTCGATTGCCAAAATTTCTACCACATCGGGCGTATCCATCATGTCGCCGCGAGCAACCATCCGCGCTTTAATTCGGTTAATAATGAGCTTTGGATTGCTTTTTTCATACGCTTCGACCAACCCGACAATTCGGTCGGCATCGCGCACAGCAGACATTTCAGGTGTTGTGACGATCAAAATGTGGTCGGCGGGTGCAATCGCATTCTTAAAGCCGCCTTCGATTCCAGCGGGCGAGTCGATTAGAATAAAATCGAATTCGCGGCGCAGCTCGTTGCAAAGGGCGATCATGTCATCAGGCGTTACCGCATCTTTGTCGCGGGTTTGGGCTGCTGGCAACAAGAACAAATTATCAGGGAAGCGCTTATCTTTAATCAGCGCTTGGCGTGTCCGACAGCGGCCTTCGACCACATCGACCAAATCATAGACGATTCGGTTTTCTAGGCCCATGACCACATCGAGATTGCGCAAGCCGATATCGGCATCAATTGCAACAACTCGTTGGCCTTGCATTGCTAACGATGTGGCGAGATTGGCGGTGGTGGTGGTTTTGCCAACCCCCCCTTTACCAGAGGTGATTGTGATTACTTGTGCCATACATGATCCTCAAAGACCCACTAGCGGCGTGGGGCATCCCATGGTACTACTACAATGTTGTCGCCATCAAGGCTGGCTTGTTCAGGGCCAGTTGG includes these proteins:
- a CDS encoding AI-2E family transporter translates to MHVQPTSPIRFSPRAKFVTVLSIVIISLYLVNQAWHIMIPFIWAIITAYIFNPVVTWMQRRTKTPRFWWVIVLYIIGSALLTLLVSNVVPIITTQINDLAQAIPTWLEEAKIYVEKHESLTIRGVELINLREAEREISGAIAAFAKDLPGAAPKFLFGIAEGFILTLVYFVVTFYLLLQAETIPNNFYRLIPERHRDEIRQLIGSIDRVLSAYIRGQFLLIIIMSVLSFIALSILQVKYALIIAIATGFLEIIPIIGPYMATAIAALVGFFQGTTPFGWEPWLLALVIIIVYFALRQFEDHFIIPNLVGHIVNVHPVFVIFAILAGGAVAGGLGLLISIPIAAVARIILSYLHGKLVDSPNPQADLVEQEGKLLENHAIAERRESRRNRREAKKQIEGSDLKP
- the minE gene encoding cell division topological specificity factor MinE, yielding MGLLDNLFGRKQQTSSSVAKERLLTVLVHDRVHLTPHDMEEMKREIIAVIERYVEVTNPEAIEVTLTRGEAADHLKADIPLGRSRQQ
- the minD gene encoding septum site-determining protein MinD, with product MAQVITITSGKGGVGKTTTTANLATSLAMQGQRVVAIDADIGLRNLDVVMGLENRIVYDLVDVVEGRCRTRQALIKDKRFPDNLFLLPAAQTRDKDAVTPDDMIALCNELRREFDFILIDSPAGIEGGFKNAIAPADHILIVTTPEMSAVRDADRIVGLVEAYEKSNPKLIINRIKARMVARGDMMDTPDVVEILAIDLVGIVPDDESIVVSTNRGEVAVLDRESMAGKAYNNIANRLLGHDIPFLVLDEKQGLWAQLVNMFRTRR